GTGATGGTCCATATAGGAATAagctttgaacatttttaagTTAAATACCCAAATATCCTCTACAAAACCGCACACAACATACTCATGTTAATGAGAAAGGGGTGAAACCGCCAAAACATATATAAGACTCGTTAATGAATAATATTCTTTAATATAATTTTGCGAAACAGGGTAAATCCAGAAAGTCTTTGCTGTCGCCACCTTTCTTCATGATTTAGGCTGAGAAGTTTGGTTCATTTCCATCCTGATGTAAAACATTGCATACATGTACAAATATTGGAAATGAGCTGAGGAATATTGGAATAAAGAACAGATAAATGATTAAACGGGTGCAAAGAACCCAaagaataagaaataaaatgagctCTTAAAAGAGAAATAGAAGCGTAAAATGATTTAATtcaatatgtttttgtttattttatcagcTGATTACTGAGTGTTTTTACAGAGTTAATGGAGATTAAAGTAAAAAGTATGTGTGCTTCTTTTTACATGCtatattaattatttaacaATGAATATTAATTAGTGACGTAGTAATATTTTTGACCTTTACTACATTTTGTCAGTGTCGGGGCTCCATGCaatttttctttctcatttttttcctctttatcaCACAGTTTTTTTGGATTGGTCACCTCTCTTAGCTTTCAGCAGGGTTTAGACTGCTATCAGGTATACATGAAGTCTCTAGATGCATCTTCTCGCCTGTCATTGAGGAGTTTTTACCAGTTTTACCGCAAAATCCCTCACTGGCCTCTGAAATATACCCTCTGAAAGCCTCTAGttcagcgtgtgtgtctgtgtgtgtgcgtgcatggcTGTGCACCACTCATATACTCACTGAGCACAGGTCATGAGCAGGATTGCGGTGCAGCTGATGACTGACAGGACCACGGCAATGATCACCAAGACCGTCTGCACCAACTCAATATTGGCGCCCTGATCGGACGCGTTCTTAATCGTCTTCAGAGTTTGGATCCCACAGCGCTCCCCGTCGTAACCCTTCATACATCTGCAGAGCAAAGAGGCAACAGAACAAAGTGAAGAGCCAGAGAAGAGATGTGATGTGAGGAACTCAAAGtgcacatatacatgcacacgTCAACATATACAAAGTGAACCGATGCTGCACTCACATGCACACCGGCTCCTGCAGGCCCTCTATATGCTTGCAGTAGCCATGAATGCAGTAGCCCAGGTGGGTGGAGGTGCAGGGATCCTCTGCGGTGGTGAGAGTCGATGAGTATCCGCTGGTGAGGAAGGTGTGCTCAGGGTTGAAAGGAGTGGTGCTTTTGCTCCTCTGCTTGTTCCTCTTcttgcctctgcctctctttttctttctctcatctctgcTGGGTTGCAATTCTGCAGCAGGAGACGTTGCAAGTTAAACTTAACTGACGTTTATGGTGTAATTTAGTTAAACTTCAACAAGTTTTAAAACCCACTTACAGGAAACAGCGTCTTTTATTTTACACTAAGACAGATAGGCAACTTTTTGCCACAGGTGTCATTACTGAATATCATCAGCCagttttgtttcttcacttgTCGCCAGCACTCAGAAAACTATTACTGATCACAGATTTACTTATTCCATCAAGAGTCACAGATGAGCTTCAAACCAAATCAACCagcatttgaattaaaaaaggaaagcgtgtgttttgtttgtcgtACCGTGAAGGCTGAAGTTTTCGTTGTCGCCTCCTGAAAGCTCCTCGTCTACTTCCAGTTCGTCATCGTCGGTCAGCAAACTCTGGAGGCCCTCCCCGGAGGCCGGACCCCCAGTCACTCCAGCTAGTTCACCGGAGAAGGTGGCTTCAGATCCCCGAGTACCAGGAGCACCGCAGACTACTGTTAAACCAATAGGACACGTAAGGAAAAGGATGAATGAGATCAAATCTACGTAGAGATATGAAAATGATAAGCAGAAAGGTACAATGGTGGTTAAAGGTTAAATTAGTCGTTTCAAGTAGTTTAATGtacttttttatttctacacaGCATTTGGAGACCCTTACATTAAAGCTAGGACCAAACTGGTcgttttttcccccttcttcttctATGGTTTCCAGGAACGTTGCTTAGTTACTTTCTTTTGACATTGTATTCAGAAATCTTGGCCCATTTACAACTGACTCATCCATTCATCTTAAAACATTCACAGCAATCTGAGCTCCCGAGACACATACTGCATTAGCACTGAAACCAGTACGACCAGTCCACATCCAGAACCACAGAGTACCTGAATGCATCGCTCACACCAGACTAGATCAATGATAAATAAGAGTCAATTAAGTGCTTAAAGGATGTTGACCTCTCGCAGGGTACAGTCAATTGAACTGGTAACAATTTTGTCTACTGACCACCACCTGTGACACAAAAGATTTTCTAAAACACCTGAACATCTCTGTCCTGCCTGACAAGTCCTCACTTGCAGAGacgtttttttcttccttcgCCCCCCGTTTTCACTGTCCTCGTACCATTTTACATTTCCCTCCATTTCAGTGATTTACACTCTCTGtacgtcacacacacaaacacacacagaacacaagcACAAGTCCGGACTTACCGAAGCATAGGAGGCAGGTGAGGACGAGAGGGTTCATATCCCAGGAAGAGAGTGTTGTGTGTACGACAGGCCTGCGCTAATCTGTGTGTGTCGGAGTGTGAGTTTGTCCCCTGCTGATAGAGGCTGTGCTTTGCTCTCTTTACCTCCGCTGGGTGCAGCTTTTATAGACCAACGCCTGCCTCTCAGCTCCAAGGAGAAggaagggtgtgtgtgcgtgagagagggagacagacgcaattgtgtatgtgtatgttgaagtgtttgtgtgtgtgtacgtgtgtgcgcgcttaaacacttaaacacacagtttcatgTCAGAATAAGCAAGAGACGGTCATGTaacaaaggtgtgtgtgtgtgtgtgtgtgtgtgtctgcgtaggtgtgtgtgtgtgtgtgtgtgtctaatgaTTAATGCTGTGCCTCAGGCAACACATTTTGCACCTCATGTCCTTACACATGATGAGGCGTCTGTTGGGGAATAATAAGTCTGAACAAGATTGAGACACAGAGCAGTTTGATGTATTCTGACTTGTTTCTCGTcaccattaaaacacacacagaaacatttgccCCTGCCTCCGTAACTGTTATCGCCTCCACGCGTCTCATTCTATTCTACAAGTAGGGCCTTAATTGCAGTGGAGCCACGTCTGAACTTTAATCAAGGTACGAAGACTgccaaaaacatgacagcatgaCATGTATGATTGATAGTTGGTATCATGTACAGATATGGGCAAACGGTGAGAAGTTCCACGTGAAGGTTGATGACTTCATGAGTAAAGTGAGAGTAACTTCACCTCtgagttttgcttttttgctttgAGATAAgtcgtgttttttttaagataaatcATCTTTTAATTGTCAGGCAGAATAACCTCCTTATCCTTTTATCCTGTCCTTTAATATTCCGTGTATGTCTTGTGTTGTTCAACAGGCTGTCTTCCTGTGTCTGAACTGTCGTGTTTGTGGTTTGATTAAACGATGTTCAGTGTTGCTATTTCCGTACACTGTAACCATAAGAAGACCCTACGGTTTGGGTGGggatgctgctgcacagcagggTGTGTTGGctatgttgttttgtctgtagaCAGAGGCTGCCCCATCATTTGTGCTCCGGTGGAATCCAACAGAAACCTGCTAGGAATGCTGGGAACTTCTCCATCTCATTCCACGGCCTCAACAGTGACCAGAAGCTCCTGACGGGTTCTGCTTCGAATGGCCGTGGAATGAAATTGTTTGGATTATGTGTAATGGCATCGGGGGTATGTGATTTGAATGTGTGGAAAGTCTGACACAAGCCCGGAGAGAAGCGCCTCATAACAGCCACCCACTGTAAACACGCTGCAACGTAGCTCGCCACGCCACGAGGGATGAGCCGTATCTATTTGGATAAAACTTTGAATCATGCTTTTTCACAAAACAGTTACAAGCTCATTACCTGTCACAATAAAGGGATTATTGCCCACATGATGGACAACATtaagtgtgcacacacacccactaatataaaaaaaaaaaaatgtataaggCTGTACTTTGAGAtaagtgctgctgctttttccgAGTTTCTACTGGTTGATTTCTTCATTATGTGAATTACCAAGGCtacacagatgaaacaaactggAAGAAAATCAACTGGTCCTCAACCATTACTGTTAATATTATTGGAAATGTGTTGGTATGTGTTCAGCCTCTTTGTACCAgcactgtgtgcaggttgttaatcacaaaacatattattttgtatgagtaggacttttttttcttttaccatGATATCAGAAGAGGTATCAAGTGCTGTTTTTTACTCTACATTTGTACCAAAGTTTAAAAttctgtcaaacatttgctaaatagcaaacacaaagtacagctgaagctTATGAAACTGTCAAACCAAAATATTgctgataataatgataagagTGCTGGAAGAAATGTTAAGAGATCTGcaaagttattagaattcatcctgCCCGTCTGCCCAaaatcattaggattcatcctctgaggatcatgaatgtctgtttgCATGGCCATCCATCCAATGGCTGTGGAGATAATTCAGCGGTGGCTGGCCGACCGACCAACAGACCTACATTACCATCCCTAAGGCCAAGCTGCTAGTGTGGCAAACAAATAGACCAGTGAAAATATGACATGAATCAGCCTTGAGCTACAAAACAGATGTGTACATAGTACACgtggacatttttgttttgttaaaggGCACGCAAGGATGCAGCTTAATGGGGCTTCCACCAACCACATTACTCACTGCATGAGCAACCTACTATTACTTATGCAATAATTAGGTAATCACAGTTAACAGAGAATGAGCCCAGTGTGCGGATTAGACAAGCATTTCCTGAATTTTGTTGtgaatgtttctctgcaggttttatATTTAGAACAAAATGGGTTTGTGGGTCTTTGCCTGTGTAAGtgcatgctgatgtgtttttaagtaTGTCTTAAGTAGGTCTGCAGGTGAGTTAATGTTTATGTGTAATCACTATTATTCATTTGCATACAGATGTAAGGGCGCTTCCGCCGGGTGTTAGGAATGGCTCATTGACTCTGGTTGAAGCTCTAATGAGGGTGCAGAGTTTATTGATTAACTTCACAGCGGACACTGTGCTCAGCAGGTCAGATGATGACTGAAAAACCTCCTTGTAATTTTACTACTATCATACTggatcacctgttaccaatcaacctgtttacctgtggaattttccaaacaggtgtttttgaaacattccgcaactttcccagtcttttgttgctcctgtcccaacttgtttgaaacatgttgctgcatcagattcagaataagcagatatttacaaaaatcaaaatgtagAGGTAGgtaaaacattcaatatattgtctttgtactgttttcaattgagtgtgCGTCGAAagggattagcaaattatcacattatatttatgtttcacacagcgacTCCAACTttgttggaatcagggttgtgggTGGAGGTGTGATTGGATGCACACTCCCACTGATACCATCGTGTGTCTGATTCAAACAGTAACAGGTTCGTTAATGAATCAGATGTGCTGCCAATAAAAGCTCTTTTTCGCTGCAGACACTTTaacttgtcatagcaggaacAGCACAGGTGTAGCTAGTGACATTAACGATGACTCACCTGAGTGAGCCGGCATGCACGGCGCCCTggaagacaaacacagctgtggaTGTAATTAATGACACAGGTCATAGTGTCCTTTGTGAGAAAAAGAGGCTTATAGGAAATATGAAGCTACACCTTGAGTTTTTAAGCAGAGCTCTAAGTAAATGAGCTACAGTTTAGCTACAGAGACACACTCTGCCACAGTCACCTACATCTGGAAACTTATCTCACTTATCAGATGATTCACTTTTACTTACTGTATAATGTTACTCACTGGAgctacttttttctttttcttttttttcatgcactggGAACAACACAGTTAAAACTACAGACTTGTGTCCTAAGTCCAGAAAAGAGTTACAGAACTAAAAGTCAGTGTTTAAACAAGTGGAGAACAAGCTGcaaattttaaatgtatttgttttcctttatattttattaacatGTTTTCCTAATACATGTACAGCTACAGTAATTCTGCAATAATGTCAagtcatgtaaaaaaaataagaaaaaggtACAGAAATAGTGAAGCATTTGTTCAAGCACGCGTTGGTAAGGAGAGATATTTTCTTTCAAGGGAACTGTTCAT
The DNA window shown above is from Chelmon rostratus isolate fCheRos1 chromosome 5, fCheRos1.pri, whole genome shotgun sequence and carries:
- the areg gene encoding amphiregulin, whose product is MNPLVLTCLLCFVVCGAPGTRGSEATFSGELAGVTGGPASGEGLQSLLTDDDELEVDEELSGGDNENFSLHELQPSRDERKKKRGRGKKRNKQRSKSTTPFNPEHTFLTSGYSSTLTTAEDPCTSTHLGYCIHGYCKHIEGLQEPVCICMKGYDGERCGIQTLKTIKNASDQGANIELVQTVLVIIAVVLSVISCTAILLMTCAHYRSHKNFLASYLGTGSEQEKLQKPVGDVVV